The Roseiconus lacunae genome has a segment encoding these proteins:
- a CDS encoding 3-hydroxyacyl-CoA dehydrogenase produces the protein MPTWPDSRPKTLLIGAGVVGVAIAEAHFAAKRAFCLGDANASSLEQAANYFSQHGGNVESLPELLDGLHLIAVSPPLREGEAEPEPLPSLMVIESVVEQLAVKQDLLGKLSRVLQNDAILCSNTSTLRIDEIAAGREVDAHRLCGMHFFMPVHQRAGVEIVAGGGTDAEVLEQAVEYAGAIHKRAIRCKDGPGFIVNRMLSPYLNQALLLLCRGATAEQIERVAVAYGMPLSPLELIDWIGATTMFHAGRAYINAFPQRVDPSPMIPGLLKRKRLGRASGCGLYDYDRGERSQNLSDAAAELVETYRTANHDYSDGDVLRLLAIPMWIEAQQILNDQIAESMEQIDAAMVGGLGFNSHERWSSIFEEIGENEIDAAMVVFGDQFAAMRAPETKKPGR, from the coding sequence ATGCCGACCTGGCCTGATTCCCGACCGAAAACATTGCTGATCGGAGCCGGCGTGGTTGGGGTCGCTATCGCTGAAGCACATTTCGCAGCCAAACGAGCATTCTGCCTCGGTGATGCAAACGCATCTTCGCTTGAGCAGGCGGCGAACTACTTTTCGCAACACGGCGGAAACGTCGAATCGTTGCCTGAATTACTTGATGGACTGCACTTGATCGCGGTCTCACCTCCACTGCGGGAAGGGGAAGCGGAGCCCGAACCTCTGCCTTCACTGATGGTGATCGAATCGGTCGTGGAGCAATTGGCGGTCAAACAGGACTTACTCGGTAAACTTAGCCGCGTCCTTCAAAATGATGCGATCCTTTGCAGTAACACATCAACGTTGAGAATTGACGAGATCGCCGCAGGGCGTGAGGTCGACGCACACCGTTTGTGCGGAATGCATTTCTTTATGCCTGTTCATCAACGTGCGGGGGTCGAAATTGTCGCCGGCGGTGGGACAGACGCTGAAGTACTCGAACAGGCGGTTGAGTACGCCGGAGCAATCCATAAGCGAGCAATTCGTTGCAAAGATGGCCCCGGATTCATTGTCAACCGAATGCTTTCGCCCTACCTGAATCAAGCGTTGCTGCTGCTGTGCCGAGGAGCGACGGCGGAACAAATTGAGCGTGTCGCGGTGGCCTACGGAATGCCTTTATCACCACTCGAGCTGATCGATTGGATCGGTGCGACGACGATGTTTCATGCCGGCCGGGCTTACATCAATGCGTTTCCCCAACGCGTCGACCCGTCGCCGATGATCCCTGGGCTGCTAAAACGGAAACGATTGGGTCGAGCCAGCGGGTGCGGTTTGTATGACTACGACCGTGGCGAACGAAGCCAAAACCTAAGTGACGCCGCGGCTGAATTAGTGGAGACATATCGCACGGCGAATCATGACTACAGCGACGGCGATGTGTTGCGATTGCTGGCGATTCCTATGTGGATCGAGGCCCAACAGATTCTTAACGATCAGATTGCCGAATCGATGGAACAGATCGATGCGGCGATGGTCGGAGGCTTAGGATTCAACAGCCATGAGCGTTGGTCGTCCATCTTCGAAGAGATCGGCGAGAACGAAATTGACGCGGCGATGGTAGTGTTCGGTGATCAGTTTGCGGCGATGCGTGCCCCGGAAACGAAGAAACCTGGGCGATGA
- a CDS encoding alpha-1,2-fucosyltransferase encodes MLVIARRYGQLGNRLFLFAHLIAAAKHYGVALRNPCFAEYAHLFPRMSDDLWCRYEPDSNVKSSREKTASRHASPPSLAQRTRLMHAIEIGTKTLYLARLREHPFKIIRLSKHDECDLAGNEFESAARSGRVVLLQGWRFRSDAFLMQHWASIKDFFSLGVRDRNAVDESLATARRDCDVVVGVHIRRGDYANFMDGRYYFDDACYARWMHQVREQFPGRKVNFLVCTHEAIDESSFKGLSVFRGPGSAIGDMYSLAETDVMLGPPSTFTGWASFIGQAPRIELQSAEKSVALPPHVQESILSGSIQGKGTVQIVGNRLVG; translated from the coding sequence ATGCTGGTTATCGCTCGTCGCTACGGACAACTTGGCAACCGTCTGTTTTTGTTCGCCCACCTGATCGCGGCGGCGAAGCACTATGGCGTGGCGCTGCGGAACCCCTGTTTCGCCGAATACGCGCATTTGTTTCCCAGAATGAGTGATGATCTTTGGTGCCGCTACGAGCCCGATTCGAACGTCAAATCTTCCCGAGAGAAAACTGCATCGCGACATGCCTCGCCGCCCTCGCTAGCGCAGCGAACACGGCTGATGCATGCGATCGAGATCGGCACCAAGACGCTGTATCTAGCACGTCTTCGCGAACACCCTTTCAAAATCATTCGTCTATCAAAGCACGACGAATGCGACTTGGCAGGCAATGAATTTGAATCGGCGGCACGCTCTGGCCGAGTCGTACTCCTTCAGGGCTGGCGGTTCCGTAGCGATGCGTTCCTGATGCAACATTGGGCCAGTATCAAAGACTTCTTTTCGCTTGGTGTGAGGGACCGCAACGCGGTTGACGAAAGTTTGGCGACCGCTCGTCGCGATTGCGACGTTGTCGTGGGAGTCCATATCCGTCGCGGCGACTATGCAAACTTCATGGATGGTCGTTACTACTTTGACGATGCCTGTTATGCACGGTGGATGCACCAAGTTCGTGAGCAGTTCCCGGGTCGAAAAGTCAACTTTTTGGTTTGCACTCACGAGGCAATCGACGAGTCATCGTTTAAAGGACTGAGCGTCTTTCGTGGGCCGGGATCGGCGATCGGCGACATGTACTCGCTCGCCGAGACCGACGTGATGCTGGGACCACCAAGCACGTTCACGGGATGGGCATCATTCATCGGGCAAGCGCCGCGAATTGAGCTGCAATCCGCCGAAAAGTCAGTGGCGTTGCCGCCCCACGTGCAAGAATCCATCCTAAGCGGTTCGATTCAAGGCAAGGGAACGGTGCAAATCGTCGGCAACCGGCTCGTCGGTTGA
- a CDS encoding Tex family protein gives MDDSTLRQIADELNLPLKQVRAAVELLEAGNTIPFIARYRKEATGTLDEIALRAIEDSLERATTLAARKLTILKSIGDQGVLTDELRRQIQLCTDLKSLEALYLPYKPKRRTRATIARERGLQPLADLIVSQKTLPKSKKDLLALYVDAGKDVPDIDSALAGALDIIAEQWSEVPETRAWLVDQSKKYGKVTSSIKRGKKDAEGADKFEQYFDRQESVGRIPGHRLLAMMRGAGEGLLRLNVEIEGDREVTELKRKLVPNRSSEFTPDLLGCVEDCYDRLLMPATESAVLAELKERADAEAIEVFGKNLHELLMSPPAGPRVTLGIDPGFRTGCKVAVVDGTGKFLENATIYPTAPKNDTKAAGVTLLKLIEKHCVELIAIGNGTASRETDAFVGELLQQHRLDVTKVMVSESGASIYSASDVAVKEFPDLDITVRGAISIARRLQDPLAELVKTDPKSIGVGQYQHDVNQSQLRKCLDRTVESCVNQVGVDLNTASVSLLSYVAGIGPKLAERIVQHRDAKGEFKNRKELTAVPKLGKKAFEQAAGFLRIRGGDQPLDRSAVHPESYAVVEAMARNLQADLNAIVGNASLCKNIRAEEYVSDRVGLPTVKDIIAELGKPGRDPRREFRAVKFDDTLNSIDDLRPNLIVEGVVTNVTHFGAFVDIGVHQDGLVHISQLADCFVDDPSDVVSVGEVIRVKVLEVDVDRKRIALTRKF, from the coding sequence ATGGATGATTCCACGCTTCGGCAGATCGCCGACGAACTCAATTTGCCTCTCAAGCAGGTCCGCGCAGCGGTTGAACTGCTGGAAGCCGGAAATACGATCCCGTTTATCGCGCGATACCGTAAGGAAGCGACGGGCACGCTTGATGAAATCGCCCTCCGCGCGATTGAAGACTCGCTTGAGCGTGCGACGACACTGGCGGCTCGGAAACTGACGATCTTAAAGTCGATTGGCGACCAGGGGGTGCTAACCGATGAACTGCGTCGCCAAATACAATTGTGTACCGATTTGAAATCGCTTGAGGCCCTCTATCTGCCGTATAAACCCAAGCGTCGGACTCGTGCAACGATCGCTCGTGAACGTGGCCTGCAGCCGCTAGCCGATTTGATCGTTAGCCAGAAGACGCTGCCGAAGTCGAAGAAGGATTTGCTCGCTTTATACGTTGACGCCGGAAAGGACGTCCCCGATATCGACTCAGCTCTGGCCGGTGCACTCGATATTATTGCCGAGCAGTGGTCCGAGGTTCCAGAGACACGCGCGTGGCTGGTCGATCAATCGAAAAAGTACGGCAAGGTCACCTCGTCTATCAAACGCGGTAAGAAGGACGCCGAAGGCGCCGACAAGTTCGAGCAGTACTTTGACCGACAAGAGTCGGTGGGCCGAATTCCCGGGCACCGTTTGCTGGCGATGATGCGAGGCGCAGGCGAAGGGCTGTTGCGGTTGAATGTGGAAATCGAGGGCGATCGCGAAGTAACGGAACTGAAGCGAAAGCTCGTCCCCAATCGATCATCAGAGTTTACGCCGGACCTGCTTGGCTGCGTCGAGGATTGCTACGATCGTTTGTTGATGCCCGCAACCGAGTCGGCTGTTCTCGCGGAGTTGAAAGAGCGGGCCGACGCAGAAGCGATCGAGGTGTTCGGGAAAAATTTGCACGAACTCTTGATGTCGCCGCCTGCGGGGCCGCGGGTGACGCTGGGGATTGATCCGGGCTTTCGTACCGGTTGCAAGGTTGCTGTGGTCGACGGTACCGGCAAGTTTCTGGAGAACGCTACGATCTATCCGACGGCACCAAAGAACGATACGAAAGCCGCCGGCGTGACGCTATTGAAGCTGATCGAGAAACATTGCGTTGAACTAATTGCGATTGGTAATGGGACTGCTTCCCGAGAAACCGATGCCTTCGTCGGCGAACTCTTGCAACAGCATCGTTTGGATGTGACCAAGGTCATGGTCAGTGAATCAGGCGCCTCGATCTATTCGGCGAGTGATGTGGCAGTGAAAGAATTTCCCGATTTGGATATCACCGTGCGTGGTGCGATTAGCATCGCTCGGCGACTTCAGGACCCGCTGGCCGAGTTGGTCAAGACAGATCCAAAGTCGATCGGGGTTGGCCAGTACCAGCACGACGTCAATCAGTCGCAGCTTCGCAAGTGCCTGGACCGAACGGTTGAATCATGTGTGAACCAAGTTGGCGTGGATTTGAACACCGCAAGCGTATCGTTGTTGTCGTATGTGGCGGGCATCGGTCCGAAACTTGCCGAGCGAATCGTACAGCATCGTGATGCGAAAGGAGAGTTCAAGAACCGCAAGGAACTGACCGCCGTTCCCAAGCTTGGGAAAAAGGCGTTTGAGCAAGCCGCTGGTTTTTTACGCATTCGTGGCGGCGATCAACCACTTGATCGATCCGCCGTTCACCCAGAAAGCTACGCGGTCGTCGAAGCGATGGCTCGCAATCTCCAAGCCGACCTGAACGCGATCGTTGGAAACGCGTCGCTTTGTAAAAATATTCGGGCCGAAGAGTATGTCAGTGATCGGGTTGGGTTGCCAACGGTGAAGGACATTATCGCGGAGCTTGGCAAACCAGGGCGAGACCCTCGTCGTGAGTTTCGGGCCGTGAAGTTTGATGACACCTTGAATTCGATCGATGACCTGCGACCGAATTTGATCGTCGAAGGCGTGGTCACGAACGTCACGCACTTCGGCGCCTTTGTCGACATCGGCGTGCATCAGGATGGGCTGGTACACATCTCCCAGCTCGCCGATTGTTTCGTCGATGACCCCAGTGACGTCGTTTCAGTCGGCGAGGTCATCCGTGTCAAAGTTCTTGAAGTTGATGTCGATCGGAAACGGATCGCTTTGACACGTAAGTTTTGA
- a CDS encoding tetratricopeptide repeat protein: MNEVELDVVDLKELILSNNSFGPNDVVEIRQMIAENYGHFAELRDAVSEMEHDENITPAGKTKMGVCQFLLGRFSESLETLQAADGSATALFYAARSMFELKRYDDAIQTYEQAQKAGYNEDQCKIFIAESNRYAGRIEKAMMLLDDIFGPAEQTAEYMYQRATTVAYMGGRREEAITLYQRAVQTDENHAGALFGLAWENDRMGNDEEAIKLYERAAKAFPTGVGALINLGLIYEDRNEFDKAQACYKRILDSHPEDPRTRLYVKDASANGNMLYDEEMQRRNDRLTQTLAMPVANFELSVRSRNCLSKMGIETVGDLTRTTESELLSSKNFGETSLIEIREMLTSKGLKLGQFAHEKKSADPPVDTSHLSPDEQAMLERPISDLNLSVRARKCMARLQLNTIGELLRKTGDELLECKNFGVTSLTEVREKLTDLGLKLRGD; encoded by the coding sequence ATGAATGAAGTCGAACTGGACGTCGTCGACTTGAAAGAACTCATTTTGTCGAACAATTCGTTCGGACCAAATGACGTAGTGGAGATTCGTCAGATGATCGCGGAGAACTACGGTCATTTTGCCGAGCTTCGCGATGCCGTGTCCGAGATGGAACACGATGAGAACATCACTCCGGCGGGCAAGACCAAAATGGGTGTCTGCCAATTCCTGCTGGGCCGTTTTTCCGAGTCACTAGAAACGTTGCAAGCGGCCGATGGCAGTGCAACGGCACTTTTCTATGCCGCCCGTTCAATGTTTGAATTGAAACGCTACGACGACGCGATTCAAACATACGAACAGGCACAAAAGGCGGGCTACAACGAAGATCAATGCAAGATCTTTATCGCGGAATCGAATCGTTACGCCGGCCGCATCGAAAAAGCGATGATGCTGCTTGACGATATCTTCGGTCCGGCCGAACAGACTGCCGAATACATGTATCAACGGGCCACGACGGTGGCTTACATGGGTGGGCGTCGCGAAGAAGCAATCACACTTTATCAACGCGCCGTACAAACCGATGAAAACCATGCCGGAGCGCTTTTTGGCTTGGCATGGGAAAATGATCGGATGGGCAACGACGAAGAAGCGATCAAGCTTTACGAGCGTGCCGCCAAAGCGTTCCCGACCGGCGTCGGTGCGTTGATCAACTTGGGATTGATCTACGAAGATCGCAACGAGTTCGACAAGGCGCAAGCGTGCTACAAGCGAATCCTTGACTCTCACCCAGAGGATCCACGTACCCGGTTGTACGTCAAGGATGCTTCGGCAAATGGCAACATGCTGTATGACGAAGAAATGCAGCGCCGCAACGATCGTCTCACCCAGACGTTGGCGATGCCGGTTGCGAACTTCGAGCTGAGTGTTCGAAGCCGCAACTGCCTCTCGAAAATGGGGATCGAGACCGTCGGCGATTTGACGCGAACGACCGAATCCGAGTTACTTTCGAGTAAAAACTTTGGCGAAACTAGCCTGATCGAAATCCGCGAAATGCTGACGTCGAAGGGGTTGAAGCTGGGACAGTTTGCCCACGAGAAGAAGTCGGCCGATCCGCCCGTCGATACCAGCCACTTGTCGCCCGACGAGCAGGCGATGCTGGAGCGACCGATTTCCGATTTGAATCTTTCGGTTCGGGCTCGCAAGTGCATGGCACGATTGCAGCTGAACACGATCGGAGAATTGCTTCGCAAGACCGGCGACGAATTGCTTGAGTGCAAGAACTTCGGTGTGACCAGTCTGACCGAAGTTCGCGAGAAGCTGACCGATCTCGGTTTGAAGCTTCGTGGGGACTGA
- the tgt gene encoding tRNA guanosine(34) transglycosylase Tgt, translating to MTFRFELHHTDAQTGARRGTFQTPHGPVETPGFMPVGTQGTVKGLTIDQVKSTGAQMILGNTYHLGLRPGPDIVRALGGLHAMFAWDGPILTDSGGFQVFSLKDISKISEQSVVFRSHIDGSIIDLTPEYSIEIQEALGSDVAMVLDHVVALPAPNEEVQEAMERSIRWASRCLEHASRADQAKFAIVQGGLDTELRVQCARELATMDFEGFAVGGLSVGETPEEMYRITGATTPELPVDRPRYLMGVGRPIDLLESVVRGIDLFDCVMPTRNGRNGFAFTDQGAVKIRNAVHKTDRSPLDPTCDCFTCTRHSRGYLRHLFNAGEMLGPSLLSLHNLHYYQRVMAGARAAIETDTLTEYIVEKKRLWGMPQ from the coding sequence ATGACTTTCCGCTTCGAATTGCACCACACAGACGCTCAAACGGGTGCGCGGCGTGGAACGTTTCAAACTCCGCATGGCCCCGTTGAAACACCGGGGTTTATGCCGGTCGGAACCCAGGGGACGGTCAAGGGGTTGACGATCGATCAAGTGAAGTCGACGGGAGCCCAAATGATCTTGGGAAACACTTATCACTTGGGATTGCGGCCCGGGCCCGACATCGTTCGTGCCCTCGGTGGATTGCATGCGATGTTTGCTTGGGACGGGCCGATTCTTACCGACAGCGGTGGATTTCAGGTTTTCTCTTTGAAAGACATCAGCAAGATCAGCGAGCAAAGCGTCGTGTTCCGAAGTCATATCGATGGATCGATCATCGATCTGACACCGGAGTATTCGATTGAAATCCAAGAAGCGCTCGGTAGCGACGTCGCGATGGTGCTCGATCACGTCGTCGCCTTGCCGGCACCAAACGAAGAAGTGCAGGAGGCCATGGAGCGATCGATTCGGTGGGCCAGTCGCTGCCTTGAGCATGCCTCCCGTGCCGATCAAGCCAAGTTTGCGATCGTGCAGGGCGGTTTGGATACGGAATTGCGAGTACAGTGTGCCCGCGAACTGGCGACGATGGATTTTGAAGGATTCGCCGTCGGGGGATTGAGTGTCGGCGAGACTCCTGAGGAAATGTATCGCATCACGGGGGCGACGACGCCTGAGCTTCCCGTCGATCGCCCGCGATACCTGATGGGGGTCGGTCGCCCGATCGATCTGCTCGAAAGTGTCGTGCGAGGGATCGATCTATTTGACTGCGTGATGCCGACCCGTAACGGCCGTAACGGATTTGCGTTCACCGATCAGGGAGCGGTGAAGATACGAAATGCAGTCCATAAAACCGACCGGTCGCCGTTGGATCCGACATGCGATTGCTTCACATGTACCCGCCACAGTCGAGGTTACCTGAGGCATCTCTTTAATGCCGGAGAAATGCTCGGACCGAGTCTTTTGTCGCTTCACAACTTGCACTACTACCAACGTGTGATGGCCGGGGCGCGGGCGGCGATCGAAACGGATACACTAACAGAGTACATCGTCGAAAAGAAACGTTTGTGGGGGATGCCGCAGTGA
- a CDS encoding P-II family nitrogen regulator, which translates to MRQIIAVVRPHLAEQVLESLKRAPLEAITVSEVKGYGRQKSYLDEYQETEFSEAFLPKVEINMWVDESRYEEILEKVVAAARTGRIGDGKVFTLPVEVFQ; encoded by the coding sequence GTGAGACAGATCATCGCCGTTGTTCGCCCTCACTTGGCCGAGCAAGTTTTGGAATCGCTCAAGCGCGCACCGTTGGAAGCGATCACGGTCAGTGAAGTCAAAGGCTACGGTCGACAGAAGAGTTACTTGGACGAGTACCAGGAAACTGAATTTTCCGAAGCGTTTCTTCCCAAGGTTGAAATCAACATGTGGGTCGATGAATCTCGCTACGAAGAGATCTTAGAAAAAGTTGTTGCGGCAGCGAGAACCGGCAGGATTGGCGATGGCAAGGTCTTCACATTGCCCGTCGAAGTATTCCAGTAA
- a CDS encoding 4Fe-4S binding protein, protein MKHSPSMARRKRSLAVAFLILATLLTLSLALEWGSVAQWSSGGIAAGWLLAGISGFLGLTLFQTAWGDQRSLALIRVDWFLPAIKRTKESNPAKSIGGRLLRRLTPGMHSDWNKKKRGRARTLLRKLGISWVASPLRRFSQAICLLLFCWLFFYVCWPYHAKPTPIQSIGNLTYQSFDQQSGAITFLIDQRDAKIGINDPIFVRSASDTTNVDGEFDSLAEFYVLSDSGDSIELASTTELSPHYLDLVTGMSSFQVYTATDIDPSAWPSHYANSLARKEFLPAESFLMLDPLVSLSTAIASRSWVWSLGCAAAILIVCVFIPRGFCGYLCPLGTTIDLFDWAVGRRTKRFRVSGDGWWVHIKYYLLAGILVAAMFGVLVSGFFSAIPVITRGMLFIVDPLQNGWSRGWHLVPSLNAGHFVSILLFSAVLALGLLRPRFWCKYVCPSGAVFSLGNLFRVTERKVESSCIHCNKCVEICPFDAIKPDFTTRVTDCTLCQTCAGVCPTHAIKFVERSNVVELKVINEPPTGETELGRRGFLSLAAGSAAAIAGGSAVAIGTKTFGAKSARSLPVINRNDDPRPFLPVRPPGSVPEQEFLEMCIRCGECFKACPNNVLQPESFQQGLEGLWTPMVNANWAGCESSCNACGQVCPTGAIRALPIEEKKAARMGLAIVNESTCLPYAGTEACDLCVQECQAAGYDAIEYTQVGVEVDSEGRPVEGTGFAAPVVLADKCVGCGLCQTRCFAINVKDKHLLAESAIIIEAGEGREDRLMSGSYLKTNDHSGHMRSEESEASSTRIRPSANQFDTTESRSSRPEPEAETTGASFDDPFGVQPPAGQSVDSDIDGESPF, encoded by the coding sequence ATGAAACACTCACCTAGCATGGCCCGTCGAAAGCGATCCCTCGCGGTCGCATTTTTGATTTTAGCGACACTGCTGACCTTGTCTCTCGCTCTCGAATGGGGCTCTGTCGCACAATGGAGTAGCGGAGGAATCGCCGCCGGTTGGCTACTTGCCGGGATCAGTGGCTTTCTCGGATTGACGCTGTTTCAAACCGCTTGGGGCGACCAGCGTTCCTTGGCATTGATACGTGTCGACTGGTTCCTACCCGCGATCAAACGCACAAAAGAATCGAACCCGGCAAAATCGATTGGCGGTCGTCTTCTGCGGCGGCTGACGCCGGGCATGCATTCAGATTGGAACAAGAAAAAGCGAGGTCGCGCGCGCACGTTGCTTCGCAAGCTGGGGATCTCGTGGGTCGCATCACCTCTGCGTCGGTTTAGCCAAGCGATCTGCCTTCTTCTGTTCTGCTGGTTATTCTTTTATGTCTGTTGGCCGTATCACGCAAAACCGACTCCGATCCAAAGCATTGGCAATCTGACATATCAATCGTTCGATCAACAAAGCGGTGCCATTACCTTCCTGATCGATCAGCGCGACGCGAAGATCGGCATCAACGATCCGATCTTTGTGCGTTCCGCGAGTGATACAACCAACGTCGATGGTGAATTTGATTCACTGGCAGAGTTTTACGTGCTATCAGATTCGGGGGATTCGATTGAGCTCGCGTCGACGACCGAATTAAGCCCACACTATCTAGACCTTGTCACGGGAATGTCCAGCTTTCAAGTCTACACGGCGACGGACATTGATCCCTCGGCATGGCCCAGTCATTACGCAAACAGTCTTGCCAGGAAAGAGTTTTTGCCAGCAGAATCGTTCTTAATGCTCGATCCTCTCGTGAGTCTCTCGACCGCAATTGCTTCACGAAGTTGGGTCTGGTCGTTGGGCTGCGCGGCTGCAATCTTGATTGTCTGCGTCTTTATTCCACGCGGCTTTTGTGGCTATCTCTGTCCTTTGGGAACGACCATCGACTTGTTCGACTGGGCTGTCGGAAGACGAACCAAGCGATTCAGAGTTTCTGGTGATGGTTGGTGGGTTCACATCAAGTACTACCTGCTCGCTGGAATTTTGGTTGCGGCGATGTTTGGTGTGCTTGTCTCTGGATTCTTTTCCGCGATTCCGGTCATTACGCGCGGGATGCTATTCATTGTTGATCCGCTTCAAAATGGATGGTCGCGTGGCTGGCACCTTGTCCCCTCATTGAATGCCGGGCACTTTGTTTCGATCCTGCTTTTTTCTGCGGTGCTTGCGTTAGGGCTACTTCGTCCTCGCTTTTGGTGCAAATATGTATGTCCCAGCGGCGCCGTGTTTTCGCTTGGGAATCTATTTCGAGTTACCGAACGTAAGGTCGAATCAAGCTGCATTCATTGCAACAAGTGTGTCGAGATCTGCCCCTTCGACGCGATCAAGCCGGATTTTACTACTCGCGTGACCGATTGCACTCTCTGCCAGACCTGTGCCGGGGTCTGTCCGACCCACGCGATCAAGTTTGTCGAACGATCCAATGTGGTTGAACTAAAAGTCATCAATGAGCCGCCGACAGGAGAGACTGAGTTAGGACGTCGAGGTTTTCTTTCATTGGCGGCGGGATCAGCCGCAGCAATCGCAGGTGGCTCGGCTGTTGCGATCGGCACCAAAACGTTCGGAGCGAAATCTGCTCGATCCCTTCCCGTGATTAACCGGAATGATGATCCGAGACCTTTTCTTCCTGTGCGTCCTCCGGGAAGCGTCCCGGAACAAGAGTTTCTCGAGATGTGCATCCGTTGTGGAGAATGCTTTAAGGCGTGTCCGAACAACGTGCTCCAACCAGAGAGTTTCCAACAAGGACTCGAAGGTCTTTGGACGCCGATGGTGAATGCCAACTGGGCCGGATGCGAATCGAGCTGCAACGCCTGCGGTCAGGTTTGTCCCACGGGGGCCATTCGGGCGCTTCCGATCGAAGAGAAGAAAGCGGCAAGAATGGGGCTCGCGATTGTCAATGAATCGACATGCTTGCCCTATGCCGGTACCGAGGCATGTGACCTGTGCGTCCAAGAATGCCAGGCGGCGGGATACGATGCAATCGAATACACGCAAGTCGGCGTGGAGGTCGACTCGGAAGGACGTCCGGTCGAGGGAACCGGGTTTGCCGCACCTGTTGTCCTCGCCGATAAGTGTGTCGGTTGTGGACTTTGTCAAACACGTTGCTTCGCGATCAACGTTAAGGACAAACATCTACTGGCAGAGTCCGCGATTATCATTGAGGCCGGTGAGGGGCGTGAAGATCGGTTGATGTCAGGTTCTTACCTTAAGACGAATGATCATTCTGGGCACATGCGGAGCGAAGAATCTGAGGCGTCATCAACCCGCATCCGTCCATCGGCCAATCAATTCGATACAACGGAAAGCAGATCTTCGCGGCCAGAGCCGGAAGCGGAAACGACTGGGGCGAGTTTTGACGATCCTTTCGGAGTCCAACCTCCCGCTGGACAAAGCGTAGACAGCGACATCGACGGCGAATCACCATTTTAA
- a CDS encoding non-reducing end alpha-L-arabinofuranosidase family hydrolase, translated as MIQKKIVIASVVGYCTLAFSLNSVVDAQDSVWETGKFHWKVGPPILSVSQERLPNSEAPWVAVKDPSVVRFDGEWHLFCTLRNQKTGKGRIRIGYCNFDKWSEANQADWHLLDLTMDYHGAPQIFFFEPDQRWYLIYQAADESRGLKYGPCYSYTATIDAPTSWSKPEPLYVVPEGKKAGLDYWVICDQTHAHLLFTSLDGRIWHSQTALNRFPQGDWTAQQVVLEADLFEASHTYKMLGQDQFLTLVEAQDGRRRYFKFFTAIHPAGPWRPLAATRGNPAVSVNNVVNQDQSWATSYSHGEILRSGYNQHLEIDPKSVQLIFQGANDQEYQRGQYGDITWQLGLLQLVDAP; from the coding sequence ATGATTCAGAAGAAGATCGTTATCGCATCAGTCGTGGGATATTGCACGTTGGCATTCAGCTTGAACTCCGTGGTGGATGCACAGGACTCGGTATGGGAAACAGGAAAGTTTCACTGGAAGGTCGGGCCACCGATACTCTCGGTATCGCAAGAGCGTCTGCCAAACTCAGAAGCACCATGGGTTGCCGTCAAGGATCCCAGTGTCGTCCGTTTCGACGGTGAGTGGCACCTGTTCTGTACCCTCCGAAATCAGAAGACTGGTAAGGGGCGGATCAGAATTGGCTATTGCAACTTCGACAAATGGTCCGAAGCCAACCAAGCGGATTGGCACCTGCTGGATCTCACTATGGACTACCACGGCGCGCCTCAAATCTTTTTCTTCGAACCCGATCAGCGTTGGTATCTCATTTACCAGGCTGCCGACGAATCTAGGGGACTCAAATACGGCCCTTGCTATTCTTATACGGCGACGATAGATGCCCCAACTTCGTGGTCAAAGCCCGAACCTCTGTATGTCGTACCAGAAGGGAAAAAAGCCGGATTGGATTATTGGGTGATTTGTGATCAAACACATGCGCACTTGCTATTCACTTCACTTGACGGCCGGATTTGGCACTCCCAAACCGCTTTGAATAGGTTTCCCCAAGGTGATTGGACTGCACAACAGGTTGTGCTGGAGGCAGATCTTTTTGAAGCTAGCCACACCTACAAGATGCTCGGGCAGGACCAATTTTTAACGCTCGTCGAGGCACAGGACGGACGACGTCGGTACTTCAAATTCTTTACCGCCATTCACCCCGCTGGACCCTGGCGACCACTAGCCGCGACCCGAGGCAATCCCGCGGTCTCGGTCAACAATGTGGTCAATCAAGACCAGTCCTGGGCGACATCTTACAGTCACGGCGAAATCCTTCGATCTGGATACAATCAGCATCTTGAAATCGATCCCAAATCGGTCCAGCTGATATTCCAAGGAGCCAACGATCAAGAATATCAGCGAGGCCAATACGGTGATATCACGTGGCAACTCGGCCTGCTGCAACTGGTGGACGCACCATGA